Proteins encoded by one window of Cuniculiplasma divulgatum:
- a CDS encoding NAD-dependent epimerase/dehydratase family protein, whose product MSNHYLITGGEGFIGRNLKEFLIKNNNTVKTLDINGNPDYLISVTDFDKIMDIKEEFDGIFHLAATTSPPEFDENPLSGFNVNANGTLNVLEFARIKNIPRVVLASSSATYGNSTSISVESELPDRYSNLYPVTKILDEYLARFYSVRKDVECISLRYFNTYGPGENSKSQYASVIWRFIKSFHKHERPVIYGDGNQKRDFIYIDDNVKGTYLTMEKGVPGESYNIGSGNSNTFNRIYKIVKEQMNSDLEAEYIKNPLKSYQFFTQADMSKAKKDLGFVPEYDITAGVKKMLSCGVYAL is encoded by the coding sequence ATGAGTAATCATTATTTAATAACAGGTGGAGAAGGCTTTATCGGACGTAATCTCAAGGAATTCCTCATAAAAAATAACAATACTGTAAAGACCTTAGATATAAATGGTAATCCAGATTATTTAATTTCAGTTACAGACTTCGATAAGATCATGGATATTAAAGAAGAGTTTGATGGTATCTTCCACCTGGCTGCAACAACATCTCCACCAGAATTTGATGAGAACCCCTTATCTGGATTCAATGTAAATGCCAATGGAACCCTTAACGTTCTGGAATTCGCAAGAATTAAGAATATTCCAAGAGTTGTTCTTGCTTCATCATCAGCAACCTATGGTAATAGCACATCTATTTCTGTTGAGAGTGAACTTCCTGATCGTTATTCAAATCTGTACCCTGTAACAAAGATCCTTGATGAGTATCTAGCAAGGTTCTATTCTGTCAGAAAGGATGTGGAATGTATTTCTCTTAGATATTTTAACACATATGGTCCTGGAGAAAACAGCAAGAGCCAGTACGCAAGTGTAATATGGAGATTTATAAAGTCATTTCACAAACATGAAAGACCTGTAATCTATGGAGATGGTAACCAGAAAAGGGATTTCATATATATAGATGATAACGTGAAAGGAACATATCTTACCATGGAGAAAGGAGTACCAGGTGAATCATACAATATTGGATCTGGTAATAGCAATACATTCAACAGAATATATAAAATCGTAAAGGAACAGATGAATTCTGATCTAGAGGCTGAGTATATAAAGAATCCTCTCAAGAGTTATCAGTTTTTTACACAGGCAGATATGTCAAAGGCAAAAAAGGATCTTGGATTTGTTCCAGAATATGATATCACTGCTGGAGTGAAGAAGATGCTAAGTTGTGGTGTTTATGCTCTGTAG
- a CDS encoding glycosyltransferase family 4 protein, protein MLNILWLNHRDPKHPRAGGAERTIYEVAKRLVEKGNKVTIYCPRWKGSLDEEIIDGIKIIRKGNNFTTHAFLPIFLIKNSFDAIINDLAHGVPWISPVFLKRNNFVFFRHLHARSLPGQVDIILAKIITILEKLYPFIYRNIKIVTESSSSEEDLIRLGLDKKNIVRIPPGVDLNLFSPGKKSKSVQLIYFGGFRRYKRPEYILNVYEQLKTNINHLKIVITGDGKLLQQIREEAKTKNYNIFFTGRVDQDELAGLIKKSWVNLHFSITEGWGLSIIESSASGTPTVAFRVPGVIDTLKDNLNGFLVDDISEFSNKILYIIKNENLFINNSRKFAENFTWEKTADMWRELLGNIEKIS, encoded by the coding sequence ATGTTAAACATTTTATGGTTAAATCATAGAGACCCTAAACATCCGAGGGCTGGAGGGGCCGAAAGAACAATATATGAGGTAGCGAAGAGACTAGTTGAGAAGGGAAATAAAGTAACTATATATTGCCCAAGGTGGAAAGGGTCACTTGATGAAGAAATAATTGACGGTATAAAAATCATTAGGAAAGGTAACAATTTTACTACCCATGCGTTTTTACCAATTTTTCTCATTAAAAACAGTTTTGATGCGATTATAAACGATTTGGCTCATGGGGTTCCATGGATTTCCCCTGTATTTCTTAAAAGAAATAACTTTGTCTTTTTTAGGCATCTCCACGCAAGATCTTTACCAGGACAAGTTGATATTATTCTAGCTAAAATCATAACTATTTTAGAAAAGTTATACCCTTTTATCTACAGGAATATTAAAATTGTAACCGAATCTAGTAGCTCAGAAGAAGATCTTATAAGATTAGGACTTGATAAGAAAAATATAGTGAGAATCCCTCCGGGTGTAGATCTGAACTTATTTTCACCTGGTAAAAAGTCTAAAAGTGTGCAACTTATTTATTTTGGAGGGTTTAGGAGATATAAACGGCCTGAATACATTTTGAATGTTTATGAGCAATTAAAGACCAATATAAACCATCTAAAAATTGTTATTACAGGTGACGGAAAACTATTACAACAAATAAGGGAAGAAGCTAAAACTAAAAATTATAATATTTTTTTTACTGGTAGAGTAGATCAAGACGAATTAGCCGGGTTAATTAAAAAATCATGGGTAAATTTACATTTTTCTATTACCGAGGGATGGGGTTTGTCTATAATTGAATCTTCTGCTTCTGGTACCCCGACAGTTGCCTTTAGGGTTCCAGGGGTGATAGACACCTTAAAAGATAATCTAAACGGCTTTTTGGTAGATGATATAAGCGAATTCAGTAACAAAATATTATATATTATTAAAAATGAGAATCTATTTATTAATAATTCTAGAAAATTCGCTGAAAATTTCACATGGGAGAAAACTGCTGATATGTGGCGTGAATTGTTGGGCAATATTGAAAAAATTAGTTAA
- a CDS encoding GHMP family kinase ATP-binding protein, with the protein MSSGDLRIVTTKTPLRITFTGGGTDLPQYYRNYGPGAVVSAAIDRYIYISVSRNFRKDEIRVSYSKTENGLKSVNEIQHPTVREAMKLLDISTGIQIVSITEVPSGGTGLGSSSSFLVGLLNALHTWIGETVSPRQLADEAVKIERNILGEPGGKQDQYIAAFGGVQFMEFERNENVKLKRINIKGEKLSELNDQLMMFYTGVERKSVDIHKDQSKGININKSGYDKMRDIAKETKESLENYDFNMLGKFMNENWNIKKSLSKKISQDLIDNWYLQAINAGAVGGKLIGAGGGGFLLFLTPLERQNYVMDALNVLERHRINIENLGSRVVYLE; encoded by the coding sequence ATGAGTTCAGGAGATTTAAGAATTGTAACAACCAAAACACCGTTGAGGATAACATTTACCGGTGGTGGCACAGATCTTCCGCAGTATTACAGAAATTATGGACCCGGAGCTGTTGTGTCTGCAGCAATTGACAGGTACATATACATATCTGTGTCAAGGAACTTCAGGAAAGATGAGATAAGGGTAAGTTATTCAAAGACGGAGAATGGACTGAAAAGTGTTAACGAAATCCAGCATCCTACGGTAAGGGAGGCAATGAAACTTTTAGATATTAGCACTGGAATACAAATTGTGAGCATTACAGAGGTGCCATCTGGGGGAACTGGACTTGGATCCAGCAGCTCATTTCTTGTTGGGCTACTTAACGCATTACATACATGGATTGGGGAAACAGTTTCTCCAAGGCAGCTAGCGGATGAGGCTGTTAAAATTGAAAGAAATATACTTGGAGAACCCGGCGGTAAACAGGATCAATATATTGCAGCCTTTGGTGGAGTCCAGTTCATGGAGTTTGAGAGGAATGAGAATGTTAAACTCAAGCGAATTAATATTAAGGGTGAAAAGTTAAGCGAGCTCAATGATCAGTTAATGATGTTTTATACGGGTGTGGAGCGAAAGTCTGTTGATATTCATAAAGATCAGTCAAAAGGGATTAATATTAACAAATCAGGATATGATAAGATGAGAGATATCGCAAAAGAGACAAAAGAAAGTTTAGAGAATTATGATTTCAATATGCTGGGTAAATTTATGAATGAGAACTGGAATATCAAGAAAAGTCTTAGTAAAAAGATAAGTCAGGATTTGATTGATAACTGGTATTTGCAAGCAATCAATGCAGGTGCAGTTGGTGGAAAGTTGATTGGAGCAGGTGGAGGAGGATTTCTTTTGTTTTTAACTCCACTGGAAAGGCAAAATTATGTTATGGACGCATTGAATGTTCTTGAGAGACATAGAATTAATATTGAAAATCTAGGATCAAGGGTGGTATATCTTGAATGA
- a CDS encoding D-sedoheptulose-7-phosphate isomerase encodes MDLQQIKNYLEEGSRVRNSLDIEKISFLGESLSSAFKNGNKLIIFGNGGSAADAQHIAAEFVGRFERERKPLPAMILHGNSSSVTAIGNDYSYDKIFSRQLEAFAKKGDIIIALSTSGNSVNVISAVDKAKEIGCSVFGITGSKGGKMKDILEENNLIRIDSDRTSFIQESTIAIGHIISKIVEDSL; translated from the coding sequence GAAGAAGGATCAAGAGTAAGAAATTCTCTGGACATTGAAAAGATTTCCTTTCTTGGGGAATCCTTATCATCGGCCTTTAAGAACGGTAATAAACTGATCATTTTTGGGAATGGGGGAAGTGCCGCAGATGCACAGCACATTGCGGCAGAGTTTGTGGGAAGATTTGAAAGAGAAAGAAAACCTTTACCTGCGATGATTCTCCATGGCAACAGCTCCTCCGTAACAGCAATTGGCAATGATTACTCCTATGATAAGATATTTTCAAGGCAGCTGGAAGCATTTGCGAAGAAGGGTGATATTATTATAGCACTGAGTACAAGTGGCAACTCCGTTAACGTGATATCAGCAGTTGATAAGGCTAAGGAAATCGGATGCAGTGTGTTTGGAATCACAGGAAGCAAGGGAGGAAAGATGAAAGATATCCTTGAGGAGAATAATCTTATACGTATTGATAGTGATAGAACATCCTTTATTCAGGAAAGCACAATTGCCATTGGTCATATAATATCTAAGATTGTTGAGGATTCTTTGTAA